From Acidianus brierleyi:
TATCATAGGTCATGAAGAGCTTTATGTAATACCTATTAAGAGAAATGGAGATTACTTACTATGTCTTAATTTTTATGAAGATATAATAGGAGGCACATTAGCTAGATTAGTTATAGTTTTGGATAAGTATAATGAAATAAATTCTATAAAAGTTATTGAAGGAGACAAAGGTATAGTAGAGGTTTTTGGAATTAAGGAAGATTTTGATTTATTAAAGAAACAAATAAGATTACCTAAAATACTTGTGTCTACAAGAATTCCATTTTTCATAAATATTAAAATAAAAAATCAGCCTGAAACATTAGATAGAGGAATTACAGGTTACTTGAATTATGTAAAAAAATATGGGGAAATTAAACCACTTAATTTGAATTTAGATTTAGAAATACTTGTCTAATGTAGATGACTTATATATCTTGCCTAGTCTTACACCCACTCTTCTTACTTGTCTATTATCATCTTCCAAGATTTTCTTAAGTAGAAGAAGAGATTCCTGAAGAGCTTTTTCCCTATCTATACCGTATGGAAAACTTTTTTCTCTACTTATAATATCAAGGTCATTCATGATAGTTACAACAGCTATAGATTTTGGAAGACCGTCTATCTTATTATATGCTTCATCTATAGCTTTCTTTAGAAACGGCAATATAATTTCTATATTACGAGTATTTTTTGAAAGTGTAACGTATCTACCTTTATGTTTACTTATTCTAGGTCTAACTGGTTCATCGTATGAGTTATTAGCAAGTGACAGTAAATAGTTAGCCTTAGCTTTACCTATTTTGTTCTTTATAGTCAGGAAATCTACTTTAAGTACATCTCCTAAGTAGTTTATTCCTATTTCCCTTAATCTGTCTTCAAGAACTTTACCTATACCTGGTACTTTGCCAATATCTAGAGAATTTATAAAATTATTAACATCATTATCCCTCAATATTCCTAAACCGTCCGGTTTACTCATGTCTGCCATTATTTTTGCGAAAACCTTGTTAGGTGCTATACCAACAGTTATAGTAAGACCTTCCCTCATTTTTACTTCTTCTTTTATTTTTTTACCTAATTCCATAATATCTGAATAGCTTTTTACTTTTTTGGTTATATCTAAATAAGCCTCATCTATACTAGCTACCTCTATTCTATCACTAAAATTTTCTAAAATTTTCATAACTCTTGAAGATACTTGCTTATATAGGTCTTTTCTCATAGGCAAAAATATCGTATCTGGGGCTATTTTCTTAGCCATTATTATAGGCATACCAGATTTTATTCCTAGTTTTCTTGCCTCATAATTAGAGGTAGCTATTGCACCACTATCCTTAGTTCTGCCAGAAAAAACACACACAGCTAATGGTTTACCTTTTAACGAAGGATTCATTATCTCTTCTACTTGAGCGAAGAAATAATCGAGATCTGCTAATGCTACTATCATCTACATTTAGCATTAATCTTCACTTTTTTTAATGTTTGCACTACTTCTTCAAGCGTTGGAGAACTAGTACCTCCAATTCTTGATACTTTTAATCCAGCAGAGACATTAGCGTATCTAAGAACATCTTCTAAATTGTTTCCATTCAAATAAAACACATTAAACGCTGCGTCGAATACATCTCCTGCGCCAGTAGTATCTATTACATCAGTCTTTAACGCTTCTGAGTAACACTCTTCATCATCTCCATAAATCATAGCTCCCTCACTTCCCTTTTTGATTACAGTTAATTTAGCGTTTATTTTATTTTTAACATCAGCATATTCTTTTTTGTTAACGAACAATATATCTACCTTTTCTCCTTCGTATGCTTTAGAATATGCACCTGGATCATATGTAATAAGTTTAGAGACTTTTGATATTACATTAGCTGGAATAGATGCAAAATGAGTAACGTCAAATATTCTGTTATATTTTGCTACATCTTCTGCTGTAGGTAAAAGAGAATTAGAAGTCCTTCTTATCATAGAAATATTACCGTTTTCCCTGAGTAATATTAATGCATAATTAGGTGGTGAATTTATTTCTTCTACTAGATCTAAACCTACACCTTCCTCCGCTAAATGCGCCATTAAGGGCTTTACAATTTCGGTCTTACTTACCTTTGATAATAACTTAGAAGTATGACCTAATCTAGTAACAGCCACACAGTAATTAGTAGCAGATCCTCCTGGCAAAATTTCAAAGACGTCCGTATTTAGTGAAAAATCAATTTCTGGAATTTTATTTACCTTAACTATTACATCTACATTAAACTTTCCTACGGCAAGATGTATCGGTTTCATCAGTTAGCCGCCACCTCTTCATTGTTCTGTCTCAAAGGTCTTCATCACTATTAACATCTTCGGTTTCGAATATTTAACATTAGGGTCTAAAAGTTAATTTCATAAACTTATAGTTAAATCGTTTTTACGATCTTAATGGTAGAAATAAAGGAAATAAGGAAAGTTGAAACTGAGAAAGCTAGTATTCATAGTCATATTACTGGTTTAGGTTTAGACGAAAAAGGTAAAGCTCTACCTAAAGGAGATGGATTAGTAGGCCAATTAGAAGCCAGAGAGGCTTCAGGTATAGTAGTACAACTTATTAGACAAGGAAAAATGGCAGGAAAAGGAGTACTTTTTGTTGGTCCCTCTGGAACAGGGAAAACGGCCCTTGCTGTGGCTATCGCTAAAGAATTGGGCGAGGGAACGCCATTCAATATGTTAAATGCTTCAGAAATATATTCAACAGAACTTAAGAAAACTGAAATTTTGACTCAAGCAATACGTAAGTCTATAGGAGTAAGAATAAGGGAAAAAAGAACAGTATATGAAGGAGAAGTAAAAGAATTGAGACTTAAGGTAGCTAAAAGTAGATTAAATCCTTACTCTGAAGTACCTAGAGAAGTAGAAATAACATTAGTCACAAAAGATGATCAAACTAAACTTACTGCAGGAGAAACTGTAGCAGAACAAATAGTTAGGTTAGGTATAAGAAAAGGTGACGTAATATGGATAGATGCTGAAACTGGAAACGTTGTTAAGGAAGGAAAGGCTAAGGGATCAGTTCAGTATGATATAGGAAAAACCATTGATATACCGTCTGGAGCTGTTAAAAAAGAAAAAGAACTTGTAACCACAGTATCGCTGCACGATCTAGATTTAAACGTTGCGGCACAAAGCGTTTCAATAACCGCCATATTCTCTTTATGGACAGAAAGAGAAATTACACAAGATGTAAGAAAACAAGTTGATACATTAGTTAAGGATCTAATAAATAAAGGAATGGGAGAATTATTGCCTGGTGTATTATTTATAGATGATGCTCATATGTTAGATATAGAAACATATTCTTTCTTAACTAAAGCTCTTGAAGCAGATTTAGCTCCTATATTAATACTTGCAACAAATAGGGGAATAACAAAAATTAGAGGAACTGACATCGAATCTCCACATGGTATTCCGTTAGACCTACTAGACAGATTACTTATAATACCTACAAAACCTTATACTCCCGAGGAAATAAAAGAAATTATTAAAATAAGATCTGATGAACTAGAAATAGAAATAGAACCTACAGCTTTAGAAGAACTAACAAAGATAGGTTCAGAAGAAAGTCTAAGATATGCTGTACAATTATTAGAACCTGCAAGAATAATTGCACAAAGAAATTCTAGAAACATAGTAAAAGTAGAAGATATTAAGGAGGTATATTCATTGTTTGCAGATGTAAAGAGAAGTGTTAAATATGCGAAAGAGTATGAAAATCTATTATTAAAATGATGAATGGTGACGGATGTGAAAGGTGAAAGGATCGTTGCCGGGCTGAATAATTATTTGCGATATACTATAGTAAATGGATATTATTGAAATTTTTGAAATAGTCTCGAAGTATTCTGAAAGTCATGCCCCATATTCTATAATTATTATACAGATACGCACCATCTTGCTCTACTAAGTCCTCACGAGATATCCAAAAATATTTAGAAATTTCATTATTATCTATTTTTATTTTTTCATTCTCATATTTGCCCAGAAAAACTGCAACCTTAATTTTAACATTATTAGGAAAATAATATCCTAAAAAACCTACTATTTTAGGTTCAAAACCTATTTCTTCTTTGCATTCTCTTAATGCCGCATCAACACAACTTTCGCCGCTTTTTACATGACCTCCAGGTAATCCCATATCTCCACTCCAAGGGTCACCTTTTCGTTCGGCTCTTTTTATAATCAGAAATTTATTCTCGGAGACAATAAGGACAACCGCGGCTTGACAATCCATATATTTCTATTGAATCTTGAAATATATTCTTTTCTTCCACTTATTATCCTTACTAGGATAATCTTCTCTGTAATGATTACCTCGACTTTCTTTTCTAATTTCGGCAGCTTTTGCAGTAAGAAGCGAAACTAAAGCAGCATTAGAATTCTCATTAGTAGAAAAAGTATCAGCTTGAGTATAAATGGAAATAGCCTTATTAAGTTTCTCCTCATTTCTCACTATTCCAATATTTTCCCAATTAAT
This genomic window contains:
- a CDS encoding NUDIX hydrolase encodes the protein MDCQAAVVLIVSENKFLIIKRAERKGDPWSGDMGLPGGHVKSGESCVDAALRECKEEIGFEPKIVGFLGYYFPNNVKIKVAVFLGKYENEKIKIDNNEISKYFWISREDLVEQDGAYLYNNYRIWGMTFRILRDYFKNFNNIHLL
- a CDS encoding RuvB-like helicase: MVEIKEIRKVETEKASIHSHITGLGLDEKGKALPKGDGLVGQLEAREASGIVVQLIRQGKMAGKGVLFVGPSGTGKTALAVAIAKELGEGTPFNMLNASEIYSTELKKTEILTQAIRKSIGVRIREKRTVYEGEVKELRLKVAKSRLNPYSEVPREVEITLVTKDDQTKLTAGETVAEQIVRLGIRKGDVIWIDAETGNVVKEGKAKGSVQYDIGKTIDIPSGAVKKEKELVTTVSLHDLDLNVAAQSVSITAIFSLWTEREITQDVRKQVDTLVKDLINKGMGELLPGVLFIDDAHMLDIETYSFLTKALEADLAPILILATNRGITKIRGTDIESPHGIPLDLLDRLLIIPTKPYTPEEIKEIIKIRSDELEIEIEPTALEELTKIGSEESLRYAVQLLEPARIIAQRNSRNIVKVEDIKEVYSLFADVKRSVKYAKEYENLLLK
- a CDS encoding DNA polymerase IV (Dpo4; involved in translesion DNA polymerization; belongs to Y family of polymerases; does not contain proofreading function), whose product is MIVALADLDYFFAQVEEIMNPSLKGKPLAVCVFSGRTKDSGAIATSNYEARKLGIKSGMPIIMAKKIAPDTIFLPMRKDLYKQVSSRVMKILENFSDRIEVASIDEAYLDITKKVKSYSDIMELGKKIKEEVKMREGLTITVGIAPNKVFAKIMADMSKPDGLGILRDNDVNNFINSLDIGKVPGIGKVLEDRLREIGINYLGDVLKVDFLTIKNKIGKAKANYLLSLANNSYDEPVRPRISKHKGRYVTLSKNTRNIEIILPFLKKAIDEAYNKIDGLPKSIAVVTIMNDLDIISREKSFPYGIDREKALQESLLLLKKILEDDNRQVRRVGVRLGKIYKSSTLDKYF
- a CDS encoding PfkB family carbohydrate kinase; this translates as MKPIHLAVGKFNVDVIVKVNKIPEIDFSLNTDVFEILPGGSATNYCVAVTRLGHTSKLLSKVSKTEIVKPLMAHLAEEGVGLDLVEEINSPPNYALILLRENGNISMIRRTSNSLLPTAEDVAKYNRIFDVTHFASIPANVISKVSKLITYDPGAYSKAYEGEKVDILFVNKKEYADVKNKINAKLTVIKKGSEGAMIYGDDEECYSEALKTDVIDTTGAGDVFDAAFNVFYLNGNNLEDVLRYANVSAGLKVSRIGGTSSPTLEEVVQTLKKVKINAKCR